TCTGGACCCCAGTCTACTGTCCCTGGAACATGCATCATTGAGTGGCCAGCATTAACACTGGgttaaaaggaggaggaggagaagaggaggaggagggaggagagaagaagaagaagaagaagaagaagaagaagaagaagaagaagaagaagaagaagaacaacaacaacaacaacaacaacaacaactactacTACTACTCTCTTGTTCTCTTAACTAGACAGAAGAATTTTGTCTGTTGGTGCAAAGATCTGGGGACACAAACATGTGGGCCTTGTGCAGAAGAGGCCAGAGCTGTGCTGAGGCCTTCCATGGAGTCTCAACCCAGAGAGAGGTTCAGTCTGTGAACTCTTGATACTTCTAGATGGAGAACACATCCCGCCCCCCTCCCTCCGGCAGTTGACTCCTGCCTACCAAGTTTCAGAAGCCAGAAGTCAGGTACAAACTACCTGTTAAGTTGTTACTCTCAACAGTGGGCAAAGCGTAGTGTCACCAACAGATCCAAAAGCCTGGTGGCACCTATGCGGTGCGTCCAGGGATGTGCAGTGAGGAGGGGCTGGTGGCCCACAGTCTGCAGCACCACTGTGGCTGTCCCCAATGGAGAAGAGCCAGTTTGCACTGGCACTAGGCAGCTGGTGACTCAGACACCTGGGCTCAGGGCATCCTGGACACTCACAGAGGGAACGCCATTCCGCGAAGTAGGCAAGTACCGGGCCAACATCCCACTAAACAACCCCTGCTCTCCACTGCGAGAGGAAGCAGGCAAGTTGAGAGAAATATGGAAAGAAGAGCCAGGTCTCAGCGTCTGGCTTCCCCGGTTATCAGAACAGTTTCACGTTCCTGTATCATCGCTAAGAATTCTCAGCAAAACCCAAACCCGGTTCCGAGTTTTCAAAGTCGTAGAGTTGGCTAAGGAGCCCCCAAGCCTCATGAAACATTCCTTGAAGCAAGTGCTGATTGTGTAAAGAGTCACCCCTACCAGGAGCACCAAGTACAAATCCTCAGTCTTGGAGACCTTGAAAGGTGTCTGTCACTAGAATTAGTTGAGGCCTCGCAGCCTGTAGCTGTCCTTTTGGCCACGAGATGGCGCCAGAAGCACGTCTCTGATAGCCCTCCCGCGGGGCTTGGGATAAGGTTGCCGGGCAGCCAGCTTCAACCCTCCTTCCTGGTTCCCTTTCTCAGCCTGTAGCCCTTGAATTCCCGCCCAGAGGAAGATCCACTTTCACACACGCCCTTGCTCCACTTTGCCCCCAGGAAATGCCAAGGCCTTTGAAGTAACGCTGGGAGCCAAACAACCaaaaggggggtggggagtaAAAGTGcttttatgtaattttaatacATTGGTGCAAGTCCCCTCAGAGAGGAAAGGCAGTAAACTAGTCTAGGAACCGCAGTACCAGAAGGAAATcctaaatcctttaaagaaaaaaacccaaacaaaacaagggcATTTGCTTAGGTGTCTGGAAGTAGGACTATGTTGAGGCAAGAGAGAAACACACCACGGTGTGAATATAGCCAAGTATTCCATTTATTAACAAAATAGTCTTAGCAAGGGAGAGCTCTGTTCACCCCACGAGAGGCCCCGCAGCCCCGGCGCTGCTGCGTAAGAccgggagggagggaaggtgttGGGGGACAAGACCCGGGTGGAGTCTTTAGTCCACTGCAGGAACCCATGGAAACTCACCGCCAGCTTTGGAGATTGCTGGCTCAGGTCTGGGACAGGACGAAGGGAGTGCTGTGATCCTAGGGCTCCCTGAGTCCCCAGCCTGCCCCCAACAGAGCTACTAATGTTGTCTGGTCTGTTGACTTTGGGACTAGTCTGCTTTGGAGGGATCCGGCAAGGATCCCTGGCCCTACTCCTATCCACGAGAGGAGGGCAGGGGGTCACAGTCCCaacaagggagagaaaaaaaaaggatgatgaTAAAGTACTCCACAAAATATAAAGAGCAATTTCGTGCCAGCGGGGGGCCTTCTAAGACGCTTGACTGGCTGTGGCAGGTCCCCAACTGCCGACGATGTGGCTGCAGGGCAAGGCATGGGTCCCTGAAGGACCAGGAAGGTAGAACGGACAGCAGGCTCTGTTGGAGGCCATTGAGACCACTGCAGGGGAAGCCTGCTGGTGGCACCTGGACTCTTCCAGCTGAGCATCATGGAGGAACAAGGCTGTGATTCGATTTGAGGGGCCAGGGCCTAGAACCAAGTGCTCACGTAGGGGAAAGGAGGGTTGCTTGAGACAGGGCCACACAGCAGCGTTCTGATTCAACAAAGCTCGGGACCTCCAGCCACCACGGTGGTTCCCCTCTCGACTCCCCCAAAAAATCGTTACAATTTTTTTGtacaaaggagaaaaattaaaacgtcacatggaaagaaacaagaggggacggaaggaaaagggaagagatgcaGTTTTAACAGTTAAGACTCATGCAAGAGACTGCCCAAGATGAGAAAAGTATAGAACCCAACTCTCCCTTCATTCCTTAAAACCAAAccagtcaaacaaaacaaaacaaaaaacccttaaaaCATACacctaagaaaaagaaaacaaaacaaaaaaaagaacggGAGAGGGAAGGGGTTCGTGTAGTTCTCTGGGTGGTTAATATTATTATTTGAGGAGACAGACTTTTTGCATACCATTGACTCATGTGGGCCATTAATGCACTTATATTCCCAGCTTGTAAGCTAACATTatagtaaataaatacacagtCCGGTGGGGAGGGGCTGGGCTAGATCCTGGTAGGGGTAAGCAGTAGTGGAGGTTGCAGCGTCGAGGGCAGTGGGACAGGAGCGGaacgggtgggtgggtgggtggggaagggCTGGGAGGGGCCAGAGCTGTAGTTACTGATATCCGAGCGCCGAGGCGGAGGCTAGTCTCTGTCCATACAGCGCATATGGCGAGTAGTAGGGTCCGGCTGTGGGGAGGGATGGCACTGCCAGCCCCCCAGCTGTGGATAAGTGGCTCTTGCCATAGGGGTGGTATCGGCTTAGCCCCAAAGTGTGTGGACTCCGCAATGACAGCGATCCGGGGCTGCCTGGGGCGGCGGGCGGGGGGAGATGCAGATGGCAAGAAGCAGCGGCAGCAGCCGCTGCTGCGGCGCTGCCCAAGCTCGAGGCCCCGGGGTAGGCGGCCAGAAGTTTCTCTGCGCCGGGCAGGGCTGTGTGAGTCCGTAGATGGCTGAGCAGCTCCTCGGAAGTGGCAAAGCGCTTGTCACAGGGCCCGCTGGCCGCCACCCAGTTGCAGCTGTGTGGCAGCGGTTCGTTCTGCAGCATGAAGCCATAGGTGTAGAGAGGATGGCCCGGGAGCGCGGCCTGAGCGGCGCTGGAGGACAGAGCCGCGGGTTGCAAGGGGTGCCCGGGGTACACCAGCGGGTAGCCACCGGCCTTAAGGCTGGGCCCGGCCGGATCATGCGCGCTGCAAGTGGAGCAGCTAGAGCCGCCGAGGTGCGAGGCGCTGTGGTAGCCTCCCAGGCAGTAGGGGTCACGGCATAATCCCTGCAGAAAGGAGGGCGGGGAGGCCCCGGTGAGCGGGCTGGAGCTGGGGGGCTTGCCGGGTGGCAGGCCCAGGCCCCCGGACAGCTGGCCTCCCACTAAGCCAGACTTGCTGGGATCCAGGCCAGGCACGAACTGAGACGGGTAGCCGGCATAGGCACCCACGATGGAGCCGTGGTAACCGATGCTGGAGGGCGGTAGCGGGAACACCGAGTGGCCTGGTTTGTAGGGTGACACTGGAGCCACGTGGCCGGCCCCCACCAGAGCGGAGGGCGGCTCCGATTTGCGCCCTGATGCCGCGGCCTCCGGGCCACCGTGAGCCGAGTCCCCGCCGCTGCCTCGGCTCCCAGCGGCTGGCTCCGGACTGGGTTTGGCTTCCTGGTCTTTCTTGTCCAAGTCCCCTCCGCCGGTCCCACCACCGTTCTTGCAGTCTGAGTGGTGCGGGGAGCCTCCGCGGGAGCCTCCCGGTGAAGACGAGTTTGACGAGGTGGAGACCGGCGCTCCATGCGGGGGAAAGGGAGGACAGGCGGCGCTGGGGACCCTGAAGCCCGCCTTGTCTCCGGGGGACGAGGAGGAcgaagaggaggtggaggacaCCGACGAGGAGCCGCTGTCTTTGCGGGAGTCGCCGCCGCTGGAGCCCTTGGAATAGGGCTTGAAGCTGGACTTGTCCTCCGCGGGGGAGTCCCCCAGCTGCTTAAGCGCGGTGGCCGCGGAGGCGGTGCCAGGGGCGGAGCGGCCGGGGTCTTTCTCGGATCCCAGCCCGTTGGCCGCGGCGGCTACCGAGTTGAGCTTGGACGAGGGCGGCGGGTCGGGTTTGCCGATCTGCGAGCAGGTCTGGGCTAGTAGTGCCAACGGACTCTTCTTGGCGTCCAGCTGCGGGAGACAGTGgcaaaggggagggagaaggggtgaGATTAGGAGACCCACCAAGCGCGCAGGGACGCAAAGCAGGGCACTGGCGGCGCGACGGGGGCCTAGTGAGGATGGTCACTGAGAAGAAGGCCTGGCTGTGGCGGAGCAGCCGGGCAGAATGGCACTTGCGTTATGGGTTAGTCCCTGAGTGTGTCATGGGCGCTGGCGCGCAGGAGAAACGGTTCAACACCCGCCCTCCCGGTTAAAGGTGACTTCTCTGGAATCGGGGTGGCGATTCGCCCCTTTCCATCTAATCTCTCCCTCTTCTTGGCCCGAGGAAAAACTTAGGCTTTTAGTTTGGGAGAACTTCGTTTGGGACGGGTTTCTGGTGATGGCGCTCGGTGTAGAAGCGGGGAGAGGCGCCTTCTAAAGGCAGAGCTGCAGTTGGCCCTGTGAGtagcccctccctctctccttcccaccctccttctctctctccctcctggtGAGGACACCCAGAGAAGTGGGATGAAGAAAGACCCGGGATCGCGAGTGCCTGGGTTTTCTGCAGTGTGCCCCAATAGGCCCAGGAAGATGCGGGGTAACCCGGGCGGCTTCCAAGAGAACAGGTCGGGGTGGAGGCGAGGGAGGTCCAGGAGCCGTCTTTGGACAGGACACTGGGGGCCAGAGGAAAAGTAAAGGAGTCTGGGCGCGACAAGAGCAAATACAGTTCGACAGAAAACACGCAGCTCCGAAGGGCGAGTGGACAAAAACCTTCCACCCGGCGGTCTAGGGAGAACCAGGAGGGTCTGATCCCTGCCTTTCGTCCCTCCTCATGAGGTCCGCCAGCGTGGCCGGCCTCAGGAGTCGCCTCGCACTGAGctacgggtgtgtgtgtgtgtggggggtgcgcAGGGAGCAGGGCCATGGGCCCAGCATGGGTGGCGGAATGGGTTCAGCTCTGGGTGGGCAGCGCCCGGAGACTGACCTCAATGGGGCTGACAGGAGTGGAGGACAGCGGCTGCAGGTACTCCGGGTGCAGGAGGTGACCGGTGTGAGCGCTCAGCATCTTCAGGACCCTGATAGGAAGCCGGTTCGCCTGGCGCAGGGGGTCCGCCGGGGGCAGGAGGGACACCACCGCCGGCACCGCCGGCCTCttcccgccgccgccgctgctgccgccgctgccGCTGCTTTCGGGTGTCCTTGGGTTAGATCCAGCGGGCGAATCGCTCATTTGGAGGAGGCAGCGCCactgggggggcggggagggaggggaagctccGGGAGGCGAGCTCCCGGGGCGGGTGGGCTCGCTCCGCTGCGTCGAACGCCGTGCAGCAGTCGCTGCGCCTCGGTGCCGCCTCCCCTCctccaccgccgccgccgccgccgccgccgccgcaacCGCTAGCCCAGGCAAGCAACACAAAAACCTTCGTCTTCCGCGAGCTGCACGTCAAATAGCCGCGATCCGCAGCCACACTTCAAAGGGATCGCCGCGCCCGCCCAATCGCAGCTCTCTCCCGGACCCCGGGGCGGGGAGAGCGGCGGGCGGAGGCGGGCGCCGCCGGTGGGCGGGGAGAGTCTTAAAGGGCCCTCACCCCTGCCGTCTctcagccgccgccgccgccgccgccgcgcgtTGGGACTGCTCCCCTTTCCGGGCCGGGCCGCCCTCGCCACCGGGTCATACAACGCAGGCTCTGCGACCTCCCTTGCGCTGGCTCTCCTGTTGCTGGCTGctccaccaccagcaccagcgcgcgcgctcgtgtgtgtgtgttggcgggGGCTGTCGCCAGTAGTGGGGACGGGGATGGGAGAGCCCTGCTCTGGTCCTAGGATCCAAGCCTCTCCCCAAGTCCGCCTGGGGGCGGGCCATGCCACGGGAGCCGGGCCCCTTCTCCAAGCTGCTTCGGCCAGTTCTCTTTCCCCTAATTGGCCTCTCCCGGATGTGTTCACTTGGAAGCGGCGGAGCCTCGGGGGCATCCACTATTCCCAGGGCGCCGCGTGAGCCGTTCCAACTACTTTGAGCTTGTCCAGTCAGCCTGCAAATTTGAAGGACTCCCTTCCCGGTGAGATGATCTAGGTGAAACGCGGTACCCGGGCTAAGGCGCGGCGCCTCGGAGTGCCTGGAACGTCCCAGGGGCGCACTGAATTATAGATCGTGTTAGGTGTGTTTCAGGGTTCTCGTCCTGTGTAAAGCAGTAAAGCTTCCTCACTGTGCTGTGTGTGACTAGCTGCTATTTGGCGACGGGGTGAGGGGTAGCATCACCACAGGAGAAGCCTGTGTGCCCTAGCGGCTCAGGGCTCCCGAGATTGCCTCACCGGTTTTCCCCCAGGGAAATTTcgaaataaaacttttttattaataACAGTACCCTCTCGGATTCCCCCGAGTCTTCCGGAAAAAGTTATGTATTCCCACTGGGCAGAGATTTTACATAGTCATGGACCTGACCTTAAAGTTCTCGACCCTTGGCCTCAATCAGGTGACACTGGTCTTTTGTGTCCCAGCTCTGGAGTGACCAATTCTGCTTGCCCTTGGCGGCCAGTGGAGGCGCGCTGGTGTCACCATTCCTTCTGAGTACCACTTTCCCAGTGATTTGTCACTCACTCTGATCATCAAGGACTGTCGTTGTAGGTGTAGTGCCCCAGGGCTATCTGGTTCTGACTGCCTGGTGCTGACCCACCCACgtcttttctctgactctggtaCCAATGACTCAAGACATCGTGAGAACCCAAGACTGGGGCAGGAGATTTCAAAGGGATCTTCAAAGTGAGAGAACGGTCACGACCTTTATGGTGCTCTGGAGAGAATACCGGGGCAGCTTCCAAGGCCACACCAGTCACATAACTCAAGCACTCCCTGGATCCACACTATCTGGTGAACAGAGTGCATGGATTTCTTAGAAATTACCCAATGGTCCCCTCCCTCATCTTACAAAATTAGTTGTAAACCAAAGGCTAGCGATGCCCTGACTCTGATGATATCTTCCATTATTGCAGCAAGAGGGGTAGGGATGGAGGACAGGAGGGTGATCTCATTTATTTTATGGTGTCAAGTTTTGCTTCTCACCCCCCATTAGCTCTGCTCATTCTAGTCTTTGCATTCTGCCCTCGTGGTCGCTGCCAACACTTCTCTTTAAGATTCTACTGCGGGCTGGGCAGGGTGGCTTATACTTGTCTACCCAGCATTCAGGCTGGCAGGAGGCTCACAtcacgagtttgaggccaccctggcccTACCTAGTGAATTCCACACTGGCAGgtgctacaaagtgagaccccgtctcaaaacaaagtcCGCTGCAGGGACTTTGAAGTACCAGTCTGCACAGTCCTTTGGCCTTTGGGAGAAAAGAGCTGAAGAAAGCTCATAGAAAGGGCAGTCTTTGTGGATACCTTGGAGGAAGaactaggaagaagaaagagcttaGCCGGCAGATGAAGTCTTTTTGATTATTGTAAACAGTCCAGCTGCAGGAGTGAGCCAAGAAATCCTTCTAGGACCCGAGCAGATGTGTGTTAGAAATGATTAATGGGGCATATgttggagggaaagagaggagacacTTAGGAATGCGGATGGGAAAGAGGGAccgggaggcagaagaaagacgGCCGAGTGTTCGCCCTTTACTTGGCGAGCAGAAAGATGTCAAATGAAcaatggaagagaggaagggtaCAGACAGGATGTAAGGACCCGGGAAGGGGGCAAGGCAATCTCCCTATAAAATAAAACGTTGTCCTTTTAAGAAACTTCGTTCCCTAAGCTCAACCTAGTCAGCATGGGCAGGGAGAGTGATGCCAACCAGCATGCTGTCTGGGCCAGGCCTGCTTCCGGCCAGTGAGTAGGACATTCTCCACAGCATACACAGAGGGTAGGGACACCTTTGGGCTGCTGGAGAGGGCAGCAGGGTTTCTTTGACTGGATCTATCCAGTTTCCTTCcgagaggaaaatgaaaaagaaaaaaaaagacatactgAGCTAGGCCAAAGGCCTAATTAAAACACTTGCGGATTATTAAAATCACTGTTTGACATTTGCTTAGCAAAATTGTTACCCCATACAGAGCACTACACCGGGCCCCAGCCGACTGAAAGGAAGTTCACTTTTCAAAGGAATGGCTTTGCCACCTGGGAGAGAATATGACTCATTAATCAACTGGACCGTGTTTACTGAGGGCCAGCTGTGGGCAAAGCATTGTATTAGGACGGTGGTTAAAAAGTCCTGGCAAAATGTGGCCATACAGGGCCGATGGCGTAAGTCTTCCCCTTGCAAGCCTGTGGCAGATGGATGGGACCTTGTTTGCTAGGCTTTCACAGGTTGCCCTGGGAATGGGGAGCCGTGGTTAAACAGGACAGGGTTAAGGCTATGTAAGGCTGTTTCTATGACACTGTAAAGGATGAGCTGGATGctaagtgtttccttttccttctgtcatACAGACCCTCACGATTGTAGCTCGGTCTGGTCTAGAACCCATGATGTCCCCAAGAGGAATTACAAGCGCGCTTGATTTTATGCTTTCCCTAGTCTTTGGATGCTGTAGGCAGCCCAGCTAGGTCTGAGAATGAGGAATGGAATTGAAGATACTGGATACTGAGAGGCAGGGCGCTTATATGAGGTTAGGTCCCTGGGAGCCAGGCCTTTAAAGCATGCTGCCATTGGTGACCCTGGGCACCTTAccgcctccccccaccccccagggctTCAGTTTTCCCACGCATAAAATCTAAGAGTGGCCATCCCAGACTCAGGAGGCCCCATGTGGAGTGTTGGGGCAAAGAGTCCCAGGTAAATGATGACTGTGATACAGTGTATTGTTAGCATCTGAGCCTGGACTGGGAATTCTGTGGCAGCTGACCCTCCCCCAGGCTCTAGTCCgatgtattcttttattttttttaaatgtccctCAAAAGctattgggggaaaaaaaaacctttagaaaATTGTGAATAtctatagatttttttcacaACTTCCATTTACATAAAATTTGCCACCCAGGAAAAAATGCCTGAGTCAGGTGGAGAGGGAGAGGCGGTGGATTTGTTGTGAGGGGTTAATGGGTAGTTTTCACTCCTTGCTGGGGCGGAATTGCTTGAATGATCACCTCTCTGCATAACACTCAAACCCTAATGGCAACAACATGAAATAATATCTCACTGGGTaactatttacatttttttttttttacaagctgTAAGAACTCTACAAAGTCTGTCTTGTAGAGGACTTGGTTTTCCTTCCCTGCGTTTAATATCTTTCAACAGCTGGCAATTACTGCCTTGGCCAGAAGCCCTGATTTAGCACAGTGCACCCAGGGTTCTGAAGGCGGTTTTTCTCAGCTGCCCCACCCCAGGCTTCAGACACCGCCTGGGGCATGACAGGGTCACTAAGGACTGGTGGCAGCAAACTGGCAAGAGCCAGGCCAGCCAGCCTCACAGGAAGACTACTCGGGTGACCTCAACGGTCTGTCATGACAGGTGTCCCAGGGCATCTGCctttacttgcttttttttttttttttttttttttggcttaccTCCCACAGGACTGTGGTTGCATTTCTTTTCCTTACCCTCTGTGTTCTTACCGGATAGCAGTGTTTGACCATCATGACAGTACTGAGGCTGTTCTAAGCACTTGCATAcactgtctcccctcccccctgcagAACCCCTGGGAGTAGGTTGGCCATAATCACAGAGGAAGATGTGGGAGCCTAGAAGGTTAAGCAGTTGGCCAAGATCCGGTGCAGTTTGTGCCTGGGGATTTGCCTCCTCTGCTTCCCCTGCTTTTTGTCTggcccacctcctcttccttctcttttaccTCTACTGtccccccctctcctctctcactctttccCCTGTGGTGGTAGGACCTAGGGCGTTCGTTACTCATGCTAATTCAACACTCAGCTGTAACGCCAGCCCTAAATGCACATATGAGTTTTACATATACAGGGCTACGTATTTATATCTCATCTCACCATATTCATAAAAAATTTCAGGTAGAGAACTGTAGTTTACAAAATGTTGACTATATGACCGTGTGAAAGAAATCCCCCATGCTCTCCCGCTCCGCCCATGCAATATttgaagacaggatcttgctacgtaatccaggctggccttgaactcacagtccttcTGTTTTAGCCCCACAAGTccattgtgtgtatgagtgtgtgtgtgcgcgcgtgttaGAGGATTGTGTGGGTGGAGGTCCAAGGACACCCTAAAGAGTTAGTTATCTTTCTCGGTCTACCACGTCAGCTCAGAATATCGAACTCAGGTGGTTAGGCATAGCTGCAAGCGCCTTAACCCACAGAACCCTATCTCTGGCCCCCCAGGGAGTTCTCCTGTGCCTCTGCTTGAAGcaaatttcagagttgttttgggcAAGTTTCATTATCCTTGTGACAGATGAAGGCGTAGGTTCTAAGAGCCAACCGGAGACTTTGAAAGTCACACAGCAAACAGTGATGGAAGTAACTTCTTCTCAACTCCTTCCAGTTAGTCCTATCAGCTTCCATCACCTCCATTCCTctgtggatgggggaggggcagggggcgTGGCAACTTCTGATAAAAGGAGGGGGAATTaactcctttccctcccccaggaATTTCCTttagagaggcaggaagaggggccGAAGGAAATGTAGACCACAGCTTATCTTCAATCCTGTTCTTTTGATTCAGGCCTTTGAGCAGGGCTCTTTGAAGAAGTGTTTCCCTTATCTCCCATCAGCCCCAGGGAGCCACAGGGGCTGGGTCAGAGGGCTGCAGTTTGGTAGGTGTGCTTTTGAAGTCTGCCTTCCTTGCTTGTTCTGTCCTCATACATCAGCCTGGGCATTCATTCTTGATTACTTTTATCCATTCAGGTCTATATGTTTCTTAGAAACTCACCAATGGGTGTTGGAGATCAGATTTAGGGGCTTGCACATGGTAGATAATTGCTCAAATCCTCAGGCCCGAAACTTCCCTCTGAAGTTGGGTGGTATCCCACCCTTGTTAACAGCCTGCGCTCCAGCTGAGATAGCAGACCGTCAGGGTTGCACACAGGGCAAGGTTTTGTGAGCACTTGCTGGATGCCAGCGGCTGCTCTGAGCACCTTGCAGGTACTAATTTGTTCGCAGCAAATCAATCAGGGGGTACCTGATTGTGCCTTTCTTATTATCTTCTATGTGAGACACTCATACCTACAGAGGTAAGCCATTTGCCAGGTTACACAGCCAGGATAGGGAAGAGCTGATACTTTAGCGCAGGTAGGTGCCTCCTAGGCTGCTTGTAAAGGCAGACCTGAAGGGGGAGGAATTTGCTCAAgatgggaaatgaacaaacaaaaataccccaGAAGGACACACAGAAGACAAATTCTTTCATAATTTTCTAGAGGGCGACTCACCCCCCACTGGGATTCCCTTTTATCTTGAGAAATGGGAAATATGGTAGAGGGGGAACTGAGGCCGAGAAAGGGGTGAAGGAAacatccattcatctgtgtaaCCAGACTGAATTGATTAATTCAATGGAGTACCCTCTCAATGGCTCTTATGGACCCCTTGGTAGGTGTGGGCCTGAGGTGATCCCCAGAGGGTGAAGATAGActgctctgtgggagcctaggcctCAGTCTCAGGAAAGGGAGCATGTGCAGACCTTACCTTTGTGCCTCAGGCGCTCTTAGAGatcaaacaacaacagaaaactgaGGAGGCCCAATCTTAGCTTCTGCTTAATGTCTGTTGTAGTTTGATTGAATACGACAAGTTCCTGAAGACTCCTGTGCTGAAGGTTTGGTCCCTTGGTGATGTTCACAGGAGAGCCTTTTAGGGAGACTAGATCATGAGGACAATGACTTCTCAAAgtctttta
The sequence above is a segment of the Chionomys nivalis chromosome 20, mChiNiv1.1, whole genome shotgun sequence genome. Coding sequences within it:
- the Znf703 gene encoding zinc finger protein 703 isoform X1, with the protein product MSDSPAGSNPRTPESSGSGGSSGGGGKRPAVPAVVSLLPPADPLRQANRLPIRVLKMLSAHTGHLLHPEYLQPLSSTPVSPIELDAKKSPLALLAQTCSQIGKPDPPPSSKLNSVAAAANGLGSEKDPGRSAPGTASAATALKQLGDSPAEDKSSFKPYSKGSSGGDSRKDSGSSSVSSTSSSSSSSPGDKAGFRVPSAACPPFPPHGAPVSTSSNSSSPGGSRGGSPHHSDCKNGGGTGGGDLDKKDQEAKPSPEPAAGSRGSGGDSAHGGPEAAASGRKSEPPSALVGAGHVAPVSPYKPGHSVFPLPPSSIGYHGSIVGAYAGYPSQFVPGLDPSKSGLVGGQLSGGLGLPPGKPPSSSPLTGASPPSFLQGLCRDPYCLGGYHSASHLGGSSCSTCSAHDPAGPSLKAGGYPLVYPGHPLQPAALSSSAAQAALPGHPLYTYGFMLQNEPLPHSCNWVAASGPCDKRFATSEELLSHLRTHTALPGAEKLLAAYPGASSLGSAAAAAAAAASCHLHLPPPAAPGSPGSLSLRSPHTLGLSRYHPYGKSHLSTAGGLAVPSLPTAGPYYSPYALYGQRLASASALGYQ
- the Znf703 gene encoding zinc finger protein 703 isoform X2, with the translated sequence MSDSPAGSNPRTPESSGSGGSSGGGGKRPAVPAVVSLLPPADPLRQANRLPIRVLKMLSAHTGHLLHPEYLQPLSSTPVSPIERERLDGKGRIATPIPEKSPLTGRAGVEPFLLRASAHDTLRD